gctaaaattattaaaatagatagTCATGGCTCTTCATTAATTCCCAGAATTGAGCCATTTTACAGCCCCAGGAACCATTCACTGAAGGGGAGTCTGGGTCCTCTAAAGAAGGACTTGGTACAATagccagaatttttatttttaatatttatcccaCCATCCCCAAAGGGACTCAAAGATTTTGTCAAGGTAAATGCActggggaaaaggaaataatcataaTTTTCTGTAACTACTGgacactttattttgggtggtccacaatcactgcagatggtgactgcagccatgaaattaaaagatgcttgtgccttggaagaaaagatatgacaaacctagacagcatgttaaaaagcaaagacattactttgccaacaaaggtccatctagtcaaggctatggtttttccagtagtcctgtatgggtatgagaattggactataaagaaagctgagcaccaaagaattgatgcttttgaactgtggtgttggagaagactcttgagagtcccttggattacaaggagatccaaccagtccatcctaaaggagatcagtcctgaatattcattggaagaactgatactgaatctgaaactccaatactttgaccacctgatgagaagaactgactcatttgaaaagaccttgatgctgggaaagattgaaggtgggaggagaaggggttgacagaggatgagatggtggatagCATGACTgcctcaatggaaatgagtttgagtaaattccaggaattggtcatggacagggaagcctggcgtgctgcagtccatgaggtagcaaagagtcggacatgactgagggactgaactgaactgaagctctccatctctctgtcatAATTTAGTTTGTAGAGCTCTTCATCATCTTTCTCTTCCAAAGAACATAGCACTGGTCCTAACACTGATGGAATGATGCTGACTGGACCGAGGGAACAAGAAGCAGCAAATGCTCTGGCTTGTTGGTAAAGTACTTTCCTATCACTGGGTAAGAAATAAACATGACTAAATTTCAAGGGTCTTCTGACTCAGTGGAATTTCTAGGGGGCCAGTGAAGTGGAGCATGCTGGGATGGCTCTTCTCAGATGAATAGTCATTgctgcatctcttgtctcctaGAGCAAAGAAAGAAGGATCAGATATACCGGGCCTTTTTAGATTTGGGAGGCAACATATTCCTTTTTTAAGTATGTTCCTGCGGCCCATTTCCCAAGTAACCCAAAAAGCTGCTAGTTTTGAATGAAGCCTAGAACAACAGAAGGCTCTGCAATAGGTCCAAGCTATTATCTAAGCCTCTCTATCACTTGGTCCATGTGTTTCAGCAGATCCAACAGTGTTTGAAGTGTCCATGGCAGATAGTAATGCTGCTTGAAGCCTTTGACAGGTCCCCAAAAGAATTATAGCTCAAGCCTTTAGGATTTTTGAGTAAGACTCTTTCATTCTCTTCAAAgtactcttctttttaatattgagttctTGACTTGCTACAGGGCATTAATAGAAACTAAACACTTGATCATTACCTAGCAAATTACCGTAAGACCTATGATACCTTTTATGAACTAgtgttatataattataatactaAAATGCTTGTTTTAAAGACACATatgtattgaaaataaaatagaaacatcatATGTGATGTTTATTCTTGTATTTAccatattttttttagtttatttctgatATGAAATTACCAACAGTTCATGTTACTACAGGCTAAATATTTGTTTGACATTGCTGATAGATCAAGACTGATAGTAACAAttccactttgttttcttttactgaaagtttctacttttaattccaatctttttaaaatttcttttcaacattttgCTAATGTGTTAAAGTGAAAgcctctcagtcatatctgactctttgggaccctatggaccatatagtcaatggaattatccaggacagaataatggaatgggtagccattctcttcttcaggggatcttcccaacccagggatcaaactcagatctcctgattttaggtggattcttttccagctgagccacaagggaagcccaagaatactgaagtgggtagcctgtcccttttccagtggatcttcccaacccagaaattgaaccggcatcttctgtattgcaggtggatttttttaccaggtgagctacctGGGGAGCCCTAATGCATGAAGTGTAATAAACAGTGAATATTGAAAACTTATAATTAGGCATATTTTGCACATGTGTACACCAGTGAAACCACCATCCCAACCAAGATAAGGAATATGTCTGTCATATGCAGAAATTTTCTCATGCTCCCTCCCTTCACCACTCCCCACCACTCACaaaatattatttgcatttaattCCATTGTGCCCATAGAACATATGAACATAATctgacttgtttgtttgtttgggttttttttttgttagtttagttttatagtttttggtcttttttgtttgtttgtttgtttgtttttccttaaaaaagtaaagatacaTGTACCATTGTGTTGAGAActgtagacttaaaaaaattaggtTGTGAAATTTTTATCCTCACTCCCAATATCTAACAGTGTGTGTACCTTATTCCTCTGTAGTAATACTGAAGGTCATTCAAATTTTGATCTGCAGTACTCAGCAGAGAGACTTTTATTTTAGACCAAAGATATTAACTTTGTGAAGTAAATTTTCAGACatgaaaatacttagaaaaatttACCATATATGAGTATTCCAAAACAACaattaaaatgcacattttagTGTAGAAAGAGATTGAGAAATTTTTAACATCAATGAATAATATACTCTTGAAAGAACATGTACAGAATGTTGGgtaattgataaaaaaaaaaaacaaaaacaaaaaaaaaaaccttaaagtaGCAGATTGCAGTTCTGTTGAAATTGATTCCATCTTTATATCATTTATACATGAGCTGTAGCTTCTGTCTATGTGCTCTTTAATTGTCCAGGAGTCTAGACTGAGCTTTTTAACACAGTGATGAAAAGATTTCCATTGTTAGAGAGCACAAATTCGAATATCAAAGTGCTATTCATATttactgaaagatgatggtgtgaaagtgctgcactcagtatgccagcaaatttggaaaactcagcagtggccacaggactggaaaaggtcagttttcattccaatcccaaagaaaggcaatgccaaagaatgctcaaactaccgcacaattgcattcatcacacgctagtaaagcaatgctcaaaattctccaagccaggcttcagcaatatgtgaaccgtgaacttcctgatgtttaagctggttttagaaaaggcagaggaaccagagatcaaattgccaacatctgctggatcatagaaaaagcaagagagttccagaaaaacatctatttctgctttattgactatgtcaaagcctttgactgtgtggatcacaataaattgtggaaaattcttcaagagatgggaatactagaccacttgatctgcctcttgagaaatttgtattcaggtcaggaagcaacagttagaactggaaatggaacaacagactggttccaaataggaaaaggagttcgtcaaagctgtatattgtcaccctgtttatttaacttatatgcagagtacatcatgagaaacgctggactggaagaaacacaagctggaatcaagattgccgggagaaatatcaacaacctcagatatgcagatgacaccacccttttggcagaaagtgaagaggaactcaaaagccttttgatgaaagtgaaagtggagagtgaaaaagttggcttaaagctcaacattcagaaaactaagatcatggcatccggtcccatcacttcatgggaaatagatggggaaacagtggaaacagtgtcagactttatttttctgggctccaaaatcactgcagatggtgactgcagccatgaaattaaaagatgcttactccttggaaggaaagttatgaccaacctagatagcatattcaaaagcagagacattcctttgccaacaaaagttcatctagtcaaggctatggtttttcctgtggtcatgtatggaagtaagaattggactgtgaagaaggctgagtgctgaaaaattgatgcttttgaactgtggtgtaggagaagactcttgagagtcccttggactgcaaggagatccaaccagtccattctgaaggagatcagccctgagatttctttggaatgaatgatgctaaagctgaaactccagtactttggccacctgatgcgaagagttgactcactggaaaagactctgatgctgggacggattggggacaggaggagaaggggacgacagaggatgagatggctggatggcatcactgactcgatggatgtgagtctcagtgaactctgggagttggtgatggacagggaggcctggcgtgctgcgattcatggggtcgcaaagagtcggacacgactgagcgactgatctgatctgatctgatctgattcatatATACTAAAGTTTCCTTGCCAAAGGTAATTGTATAGCTACACAAAGGGTCAGTCTAGGAAGGAATGACAAAAAAACATGGATACAAGAATAAATGATTTATTGGGGGTCCTTACCATATAGATGTAATGTGTTTTATTAATGATTCCATATTTGTCTATTATATTTATgcacaatatttattaaaacttttctcaatattaacattcattttcttttttttttttttgcttagaaaaatagtgctgcaataaacattacACTACACATTATTGTTTTTATAAGTACTTCTCATAAGTATACTCTTACatatttaggcttttttttttttcctatgaggaAATCACTTAGTAATGATTCTATAGCACCTGaggcagttttatttatttaatagagaatataaaagtagagtatcagttcagttcagttcagttgctcggtagtgtccaactctttgcaaccccatgaatcacagcatgccaggcttccctgtccatcgccatctcCGGTAGTttacccacactcatgtccatcgagtcagtgaaggcatccagccatctcatcctctgtcatccctttctcctcctgccctcaatccctcccagcaccagggtcttttccaatgagtcaactcttcgcatgaggtggccaaagtattggagtttcagcttcagcatcagtccttccaatgaacacccaggactgatctcctttaggatggactggttggatctccttgcagtccaaaggactctcaagagtattctccaacaccacagttcaaaagcaccaattcttcagtgctcagctttctttacagtccaactctcacttccatacatgaccactggaaaaaccatagccttgactagatggaccttttttggcaaaggaatgtctttgcttttgaatatgctatctaggttggccataactttccttccaaggagtaagcatctttgaatttcatggctgcagtcaccatctgcagtgattttggagcccagaaaaataaagtctgacactgtttccactgtttccctatctatttcccatgaagtgatggagtatcagatcagatcagatcagtcactcagtagtgtctgactctttgcgaccccatgaatcgcaacatgcccagccttcctgtccatcaccaacccccagagttcactgagactcacatccattgagtcagtgatgccatccagccatctcgtcctctgtcgtccccttctcctcctgccccgaatccctcctagcatcagggtcttttccaatgaatcaactctttgcacgaggtggccaaagtactggagtttcagctttagcatcattccttccaaagaaatcccagatggAGTATAGAAAGGCATAAAAAAGGGAAATTGACATACTTTCAATTATAGCACATCCTGAATATCACACCTTCTTGTTTATTTAGACACCTCTACATattagttttggagaaggaaatggcaacccattccagtgttcttgcctggagaatcccagggatgggggagcctggtgggctgctgtgtctggggtcacacagagttggacacgactgaagtgatgcagcagcagcagcacatattaGTTTACAGCAAGGAGAAAACTgatctttaaaagtaaaacattgcTAAGTAAATGAACACAATTGCCAAAAACCTGAGGACATAACTCTCTACTAAAAGGAAATTACAATATGagctgtatttaaaaatttaggaCAGTATTGAACAGTAAATTTCAATCAAGTCTGTGAACAAATTGCATACATAAATGCAGCataatttctgtattatttcaaaTGTCTCATAATACTGATAATTAGGGAAGAAATTTTCTCATTGCCTTTCTAACGTCTTTGTTCCGCAGACTATATATGATAGGATTGAACATTGGAGTCAAAATGGTGTAGAAAAGAGATATCAGTTTGTCTATTCCTTCATGCTGGTTTGATTTAGGCTTTAAGTAGGTGACAGTGGCTGATCCGTAGAATAAAATTACAACGGTGATGTGGGAAGAGCAAGTGGAGAAAGCTTTGGTCCGTCCTGTGTTTGCTGGCAACTTCAGGATGGTGGAGATAATTCTGATGTAGAATCCAAATATCAGCAAAAAGGGAACAGTGACAAACAATATACCAAATATATAGACCACCATCTCATTCACAAAGATGTCTCCACAAGCCAGTTTTAATAATGGTGGAATGTCGCAGAAGAAATGACTGATTGTGTTGGAGCcacagaaaggcagagagaaaatctGGCATGTTTGGCCTATCTGGACTGGAACAGCACTGATCCAGGAGGCAACCACCAGCCTGATGCGGACCTTGGGGCACATGACCAAGGGATAGTGCAGAGGGTCACAGATGGCCACacagcggtcataggccatcacggcCAGGAGGAAGCACTCAGTGGTTCCAAGGATAAGGAAGAAGCACATTTGTGTAGCacaagtaaaaaaagaaatggttccTTTTTGGGTCCAAAGGTCCATGAGCATCCTGGGAAGAGTGATGGATACATAACAGATTTCTAGGAAGGAAAAATTGCCGAGGAAAAAATACATGGGCGTCTGAAGAGTGGCATCTACTCTGGTTATTAGAATTATGACACCATTCCCCAACAGGATAATCACATAGATGACTAAGAATATCCCAAAAAGAAACCATTGAAATTGGGGAATATCAGTGAAGCCCAAGAGGACAAATTCCATCATGATAGTGAGATTTGTTTCTGTAATTTTCAAATGATCTTCTCTctttaaatttacatttcttgactgcattttctttttgtacAATTGGACTAGGACATGGGCTTTAGTTTTAATCAGTTCTCAGTTACTGTCTCACACACTTGTGTTCTGTGATTTGGGGAGGTTTAATTTGAAATCAGGAGCTATAAACTCAtctgcaggaaaaaaattttaaatgatttataatgTTACATCTACATTCTAATAAAATCTATATATctcatc
This genomic window from Bubalus bubalis isolate 160015118507 breed Murrah chromosome 16, NDDB_SH_1, whole genome shotgun sequence contains:
- the LOC112579631 gene encoding olfactory receptor 10AG1-like; this encodes MQSRNVNLKREDHLKITETNLTIMMEFVLLGFTDIPQFQWFLFGIFLVIYVIILLGNGVIILITRVDATLQTPMYFFLGNFSFLEICYVSITLPRMLMDLWTQKGTISFFTCATQMCFFLILGTTECFLLAVMAYDRCVAICDPLHYPLVMCPKVRIRLVVASWISAVPVQIGQTCQIFSLPFCGSNTISHFFCDIPPLLKLACGDIFVNEMVVYIFGILFVTVPFLLIFGFYIRIISTILKLPANTGRTKAFSTCSSHITVVILFYGSATVTYLKPKSNQHEGIDKLISLFYTILTPMFNPIIYSLRNKDVRKAMRKFLP